A stretch of DNA from Candidatus Dechloromonas phosphoritropha:
TGTCGGCAAAGCCGGCCAGCATGTCGAGCTGGGCGACGGCGCGGGCGATGGTTTGCAGGACCGGAACGGCCGGCAGCAGTTGGTCGAGGATCTGCTCATAGAGCAGTTTTTCGCGGGCCAGCGCGCGCTCCTGGGCCGACAAGGCCTTGTCCTCGAAGGCCTTCAATTCCGGAGTGATGTAGCGTTCGGCATTCTTCAGCGTCTGGCGCCGGCGATAGTCGTCGGGAATTTTGTCGGTATTGGCGTGGGTGACTTCAATGTAGAAGCCATGCACCTTGTTGAATTCGACCTTGAGGCTGGCGATACCGCTGCGCTCGCGCTCGCGGGCTTCCATGTCGACCAGATAGGCGCCGCAGTTGTCGTTAAGTGAACGCAGCTCGTCGAGATCGGCATCGAAACCGGGGGCAATCGCACCGCCGTCGCGGATCTGGGCCGAAGGTTCGGCGGCGATGGCGCGGACCAGCAGAGCGAGCGTCGCCTGCGGTGTTTCGAGGTCGGCAGTAATCTGGTCAAGCAGGGGCGAGACGGATTCGACCAGCGGCGCGCGCAAGGCCGGAAGTCCAACCAGCGAATCGCGTAGGCTGGCCAGGTCGCGTGGCCGTGCATTGCGTAGGGCGATACGCCCGGCGATACGTTCGATGTCGGCGATGCCCTTCAGTTCGCGCCGCACCTCGCCGGCCATCCGGCCGTAGTCTTCGAGCAGGGCGGCGACCGCGCCATGACGGGCGGCAGGAATATCGCGCTCGCGCAGCGGATGGTGCAGGGTATGGCGCAACAGGCGCGATCCCATGCTGGTGACACAGTTGTCGAGCAGCGAGAACAGCGTCGGCGCCGGCTGGCCGCGTAGGGTTTCGGTCAGTTCCAGATTGCGCCGGGTGGCGAGATCGAGGCCGAGGTAGGCGCCTTCGAGTTCCACGGTCAACGCCCGTAAATGCGGCAAATTGCCGGTTTGCGTGGCCTGTGCGTATTGCAGCAGGGCGCCGGCGGCGCCGATCGCCGGGCGCAGGCCTTCGGCGCCGAAACCGGACAGCGAGGCGACCTTGAATTGTTCGCAGAGCAGACGTCGCGCCGAGTCGAACTCGAAATACCAGTCCGGCTGGCGGGTCCGTGCCACGTCCGGTGTGAAGTCGAATTGCCAGGATTCCGGATAGAGGATTTCGGCCGGGCGGATACGCTCCAACGACGCGGCCAGTTGCTCGACCGGCACTTCAGTCAGGATGAACTCGCCGCTGGCCAGATTGAGGCGCGCCAGTCCAGCGCTATTGCGCGTCGTGGCCAGCGCCAGCAGCCAGATATCACGCTTGTCGTCGATCAGCGCGGCGTCGGTCAGCGTGCCCGGCGTGACGATGCGGCTCACTGCGCGTTCGACCGGCCCCTTGCTGGTGGCAGGGTCGCCGATCTGTTCGCAGATGACCACCGATTCGCCGGCCTTGACCAGGCGGGCCAGATAAGGCTCGAGCGAGTGGAATGGCACGCCGGCCATCTTGATCGGCACGTCCGCCGATTTGCCGCGTGTGGTCAGCGTAATATCGAGCAGGCGCGCTGCCTTCTCGGCATCTTCGTGGAACAGCTCGTAGAAATCCCCCATTCGATAGAAAAGCAGCGTGTCCGGATGCTGCGCCTTGAGCGCGAGATACTGGCGCATCATCGGCGTGTGCGTAGATAAGTCTTCTTTACTCATTAAAAACAATCACTTATATTATTTTAATGTTTTCATTGGGGCAAATTTGGGGCAGTTTGTGCAAGTTTCTTCATGCCCTGCCAGATGCGCCCCAGCTCTCCGGGGGACTCCGAATCTATCCAGCGGCCATAGACCTTCACGAGCATCGAGTAGTCACCTGGGCGTCGGGCGCAAAGGGCCGGCGATCTGCGCAGATGCCGCCCTCAATGGCTTTCCAGCGTTGCAAGGTGCGTAACTCGATGCCGGCTACCTCGCAGGCAAGCCTGAGCCGAGCACCGGCGACATGGGCGGTATGGATGTCTTGGGCCAAGGCTTGGCGATCTTCAAGGCCGATCATTCGGCCTCGCCTTTGTTGAAGATCGCCGCGACTTTTTTTGAGAGAACCAGCAGGGCAGCGGTTTCAGCGAGTGCCCGGTCCTTGCGTAGCAATTCGCGTTCGAGTTCCTTGATGCATTTGCGGTCTTGTCGGGTTGCTTGCGGGCTGGCTCTGACTTCTTCCGGTTCGGCCAACGCTGTCGTGGCGCTGGCCCACCATTTGATCAGCTCGTCCGGATAAACGCCGTGCTCTCGACACCACGCGCTTTTGCTGGTTTCGTCCAGCGCCGCAGTGACGATCACCGCCTCCAGGCGCGCCGCCGCAGTCCATGCCCGCCCGAGGGCGGGCATGGACTGCGCGTCATCTCGCCAACGCTCAAGGGTTCCCGAACCAATGCCTACTTCACGGGCCACCACATCTATTGCTGCATTTTCCGGCGCCAACAATCGTGCTACCGCTCTACCTTTGAACTTCTCTGAGTACCTTGCCATTTCCATCCTTTATCGCCGCCCCAGGGGGAGATTCTATCGAGGCGACAACTATTCTGACGTAGGGGGCAACCCACGACCACACATTGCTATCGCAAGTTGCGGACCCTATCCTGATCGTCTCCAAGTACACGATAGCCCCTTTCATGGCAAGTGATGTCCAAACTAGAAGGAAGGCAAATGATCGATACCGTTAAAGAGAAAGCCAACAGGGATGAGATGGGGCCCGATGTCAACTACCTGAAACCGGACATCCTCGAAACGACTAACCGTATCTTCTTGGACATTGAGCACTGAGCTTCCCCCGAAATTTCGTCTGCCAAGGGTGACGTAAGATTGACGTTACTTTTGGAAGGCAGGAAATGAAAATACCGAAGCAGGCATACACAGCCGAGTTCAAGGAACTGGCGGTGAAACGAGTCAAAGACGGTCAAACCATCAGCGCCGTAGTCAAGGAACTCGGGCTGAGTGACCAGACATTACGCAACTGAGTTAAGGCATCAGCAGAAGGCACGCGTTCGATCCTGCAGCAGTCTGGAAGCGACGCTGTGTGTTCCATTTGCGGGGATGCACCGGTGAGAGACTATCGCCTAGTCGGGCCAAGGGTTCCGGGCGGTGCGATCTGTACCCTGCGACTTTGCACTGATACAAGAACACGATGAGGCTCTCGAACTGATCGTCGCCTAAATCTTCGTAGGCAAACTTCATGGCCACACCTGTGTCATGTTCTCCGTCGTTCAGCGTGTCAACCGATGGCCAGCTTGACCGGCTTGCCGACGCGACTGAGCATTTCCACCAGCGTGTCGATGGTGAACTTGGCCGTCTTCTTGTTCACCACGTCGGACACGCGCGGTCGCGAGACCATCAGGATATCGGCGGCCTCGGCTTGCTTCAGGTGATGCTCGGTAATCCAGGTGGACAGTTCTTCCATCAGTTGCTGCTTCAGCAACTGGGTGTCGTTGATCTGTTTGCGAGAGGCTGCCTGCAAACGCTTGGCTTCAGCGGGTGCGAAGCCAAGCTCCAGGAAGAGGTTCGCTCCCGGCTTCGTCACATGGCGGATTTCGGTGTCGATCTTCATTTCTGTACCTTTCTCGCGTTGACCACGGCGCGGTAGCGCGCCTCGGCAATGCCCTTGTCATGCTTACTGGTCGCCTGCGTCTTCTTTTGGAAGCAGTGCAAGACATATACGGCTTCCTCAAACTTGGCGATGTACATCACCCGATAGATGCCGCCGGTTTCCCGAATGCGGATTTCCTTGGTGCCGGCCCCGACATCATCGAATGGCTTCCAGTCGTCCGGGTCCAACCCAACTTGCACTTTGCCCAACTGAAAACCGGCATAGCGGCGTGGTTCGTCCGGGAATGCCAACAAGTCGTCATAGGCGGAACCTACCCAGCGAATCTCTTTTTCGTCACTCATCACTCCACCGTGTATAAAAATTTATACGCATCAAGGACGCAAGTCAAGCTCTTCAAGATGGGCGTGCGTTGAACCAGTGCTTCCGCCGAGTGAATCAATTGCGCAGTCCGTCGGGCACCGTCATGGTCCAGCGCAGTGTCGCGTGGCCTCCTGAAAACTACGTTCGCACACGACTGGCTATGCCCTAGTATGCGGTCCGATTTTGTGGGGCAAATTTGGGGCAATTTGAGCGCCAAACCATGCCCATCTATGCCAATTCGACCTCCGTGAGGCGATGGCCGTCCTCGGCCCAACTTGTTGCTGCGAAAGAGAAAAGTCGATCTCTGACAGCGCATTGAGTCAGTGTCCCAACAGAATCGGCGTGTGTTTGGAGAAGTCGTCTAGTGGCTTGACCATCGGATCTTGTTGATTATCTGCCTCAATCACTGTGCTTGCCAGATTCGAACTTGTCGGGCTACACATTGCTTGCAGCAAGGCAATTCCTGGCCCAGGTACGTTCAGGCATTGTTGAGCCGGTTAGCCGGCGTGCGTGCGGCGCCTGGTTCGGGCGCGCATCCCCGCATCCCACGGTCAACAATGGATGAGTATTCCACTACCTTGCGAGGCGAGGGCGACGCAGACCGCATCGGCTCCGCGCGGGCGGCGCTTACTGGCGACGGCTGTCGCGCGGCGGACAAGCGGCTCGTCAAGCATTTCGGCTTTGCGGGCGATTGTCCGATCAGCCGGACAATGGCTTGATCACGCGCTTGACCACAGTGTCGTCGGGATGCGGGTGGATACTGAAGCCGAGGCTGGTCATCAGGCTGAACATCTTGCTGTTGGTCGACAGAACGTCTCCGACGACCGCGCGATAGCCCTTCTGGCGTGCACAGTCGATCAGCGCCGTCATCAGCTTGCGGCCGACGCCGCATTTTTGCCAGGCATCGCCCACCGCTAAGGCAAACTCGACCGACTCGCCGTCGGGATTGACCACGTAGCGGGCGACGCCGATCTGGGTTTCCTTGCCTTCATCACCGGCATGGGTGGCGACCAGAGCCATTTCGCGGTCGTAATCAATCTGCGTGAAGCGCACCAGCATCGTCGGCGTCAGTTCGCGCAGGGTATCCATGAAGCGGTAATAGCGCGATTCGTCGGACATGCCCATGACGAATTCCTGCTCCATCTCAGCATCTTCCGGCCGGATCGGGCGGATGGTGACCACCGTTCCATCTTTCATCTGCCATTCCTGCGTCAGGTGGACGGGGTACGGGTAGATCGCCATGTGCGCATAACGATCACCGGTGGCTTCGGAGATATGGTCGATGACGATCCGCGCATCGGCGGCGATGGCGCCTTTCTCGTCGACAATCAGCGGGTTGATGTCGAGTTCCATGAGCCAGGGCAGTTCGCAGACCATTTCCGAGACGCAGAGCAGCACCTCCCGCAGCGCCTTCTGGTCGACAGGAGGCATGTTGTGGAACTCTCCGAGAATCACCGAGGCGCGGGTCGAATCGATGAGATCCCTGGCCAGGAACTTGTTCAACGGCGGCAACGCAACCGAACGGTCGCTGAACACCTCGACATCGAATCCGCCGGCACCGAAAGAAATCACCGGGCCGAAGATGGGGTCGCGGAAGACGCCGATCA
This window harbors:
- a CDS encoding type II toxin-antitoxin system RelE/ParE family toxin; this encodes MSDEKEIRWVGSAYDDLLAFPDEPRRYAGFQLGKVQVGLDPDDWKPFDDVGAGTKEIRIRETGGIYRVMYIAKFEEAVYVLHCFQKKTQATSKHDKGIAEARYRAVVNARKVQK
- a CDS encoding XRE family transcriptional regulator, encoding MKIDTEIRHVTKPGANLFLELGFAPAEAKRLQAASRKQINDTQLLKQQLMEELSTWITEHHLKQAEAADILMVSRPRVSDVVNKKTAKFTIDTLVEMLSRVGKPVKLAIG
- a CDS encoding transposase, which gives rise to MARYSEKFKGRAVARLLAPENAAIDVVAREVGIGSGTLERWRDDAQSMPALGRAWTAAARLEAVIVTAALDETSKSAWCREHGVYPDELIKWWASATTALAEPEEVRASPQATRQDRKCIKELERELLRKDRALAETAALLVLSKKVAAIFNKGEAE
- the mutS gene encoding DNA mismatch repair protein MutS, which encodes MSKEDLSTHTPMMRQYLALKAQHPDTLLFYRMGDFYELFHEDAEKAARLLDITLTTRGKSADVPIKMAGVPFHSLEPYLARLVKAGESVVICEQIGDPATSKGPVERAVSRIVTPGTLTDAALIDDKRDIWLLALATTRNSAGLARLNLASGEFILTEVPVEQLAASLERIRPAEILYPESWQFDFTPDVARTRQPDWYFEFDSARRLLCEQFKVASLSGFGAEGLRPAIGAAGALLQYAQATQTGNLPHLRALTVELEGAYLGLDLATRRNLELTETLRGQPAPTLFSLLDNCVTSMGSRLLRHTLHHPLRERDIPAARHGAVAALLEDYGRMAGEVRRELKGIADIERIAGRIALRNARPRDLASLRDSLVGLPALRAPLVESVSPLLDQITADLETPQATLALLVRAIAAEPSAQIRDGGAIAPGFDADLDELRSLNDNCGAYLVDMEARERERSGIASLKVEFNKVHGFYIEVTHANTDKIPDDYRRRQTLKNAERYITPELKAFEDKALSAQERALAREKLLYEQILDQLLPAVPVLQTIARAVAQLDMLAGFADTALKRNWSKPEFTPEIGLTVTGGRHPVVEAEMVNGAETFIANDCRLAENRRLLLITGPNMGGKSTYMRQTALIALLAHIGSYVPADRCVLGPLDRIFTRIGASDDLASGRSTFMVEMTEAAAILHHATAQSLVLMDEIGRGTSTFDGMALAFAILRHLIDKNRCLTLFATHYFELTRLAHEYSELANVHLDAVEHNDRIVFMHAVEEGPANQSYGIQVAALAGIPATVVRAARRQLREFEQRAVVDPLQPDLFAQCAPEPAEPEPDPALERLATIDPDSLTPRQALDALYELKKLAR